The DNA sequence TCCCGGGAGACCAGCCCAGCGCGTTTGCGGTAAAGTCCCTCCTCCGGAGGTCCTCTTCGATGGACCCCTTGAGGGGTGAGAAGTCCAGGACCCTCCCGCCTTTGAGGACCACCCGAAGGAGGCCCTCCTTTCCCAGGGCGACCAGCGTGCCCTCCAGGGACGCCGATACCCCGTGGGCCAGAGGGCCGGGATTGCCCCTCACGGCAAAGTCCATGTCCGGAGACCGCACCCCGCGGGCCACGAGGTCTCTCAGGTATCCCCCCACAAGGTAAACCTCCCCTGCCCGGGAGAAGACACGTCTCGCAATGGCGTCCTGGCGAACCCTGGCGTCAAGCTCCATGCCCCTAGTCCTCCCGGCGATTATACCACCCTCCTCGGGAAGGAGAGTTCCGGAGAAGATGGACGGGCATTCCTGGAAAAGAGAGACAGGGCCAGCCCCCTTCCAAAAGAAAAGCCCCGCCGGGGCGGGCGGGGCTTTTCGCGCTCCAAGATGCTGACGATGTCAGGTCCTGGAGGGGGAGGCAGGCAGGGCATGAGGGGAGGTAAATGCCCTGCCTGCGTATCGGGGCCTGCGTTTGTGCTGCTTCTGAGCGTGTCGGCTAATCCGCGTGGCCAGGGCCATGATTCTCATCCTCTCCCTGGCATCCAGCCCGAGGAGCGCTGCCGTCTGCGAGAAGCCTTCGCTGCTGAAAAACTCCAGGCTCTCCGCGGTATGTCTTTCGTCATAGAGGTCCTCTAGCTGCTGAAGGATGATGGCTTCGCTCAGGGCCCTAAGACTCATGTGCGGCCTCCTTCCTCAGGACGGTCTCCACGGCTCCCAGCAGCAAGGCGCTGTTGATGGGCTTGCGGATATAGCCGATGCCCGCCTTCATCAGATGCATGAGCTGCCAAGGCGCAAGGGCTGTAATAACCAGGGTCGGAGGCCTTTTGGGGTTCTTATCCAGGCTCATGAGGAGCTCCTCACCGTTCATGCCCGGCATGCAGAGGTCCATGAGCATCATGCTTATCTTCTCGGTTTCTATGCACCTACGCGCCTCTTCGCCGTCGGCGGCTGTCAGAACCTTGTACCCTGCAATACGGAGAATTTCACTCACGGAGTCGCGAATCTCCCTTTCGTCATCCACTACAAGTATCTGCATGTCATATCTTATGCAGAAGATGTGCCAGGTAAAAGGCGTGTATTATCGAGGAGATA is a window from the Nitrospirota bacterium genome containing:
- a CDS encoding response regulator encodes the protein MQILVVDDEREIRDSVSEILRIAGYKVLTAADGEEARRCIETEKISMMLMDLCMPGMNGEELLMSLDKNPKRPPTLVITALAPWQLMHLMKAGIGYIRKPINSALLLGAVETVLRKEAAHES